The Roseovarius indicus genome has a segment encoding these proteins:
- a CDS encoding CHAT domain-containing tetratricopeptide repeat protein, which yields MRRAALGFALAAGLFLAHAAPAQDSTADIGALNGATMEALNAGDTPLAVERARAAVEAARAADTPDPLAYAYALNNLGYALALAGDAQAGAQLDEAIAFAEQAGLTGSDPWYLAASNRANVHLMQGDIPAAEALVDRILGAGRGTPDHGRALGIAASVHFAAGQYIASIEFLEELLAVEPELLRPLYGTIYTTYAQTQEAMEQAGRTDEAIALITGRIAVLRRFMPEEVEGIQNLLSQKFFLLHQAERYGPAADALRAWGAAAPLSEDELAYVNEMATLTLTATQAASYTELREVQLDYAQLAVAYAELTGIENDPRLGLALREVAHAQTNLGLHQEAAQTLRRAARVLEATEEGRKSLHLILDDLAANAWQRNDLSLSERLYDQSERAYSIALDQGAEPLTPIDLAISATNRARLMTDMGRPQDALDLTEEALTQYRQNTDVIPTWNTRAEMARIHAAAAVALGDLGQPEQALDRLEQALSIAREAYPENHPDLATALTNAADFLFVQGNKTRAVSLLEEAIAINDAALPHALPMAVDAQLKLALFHVSEGNLDAATPLLRDIAEARKSPLYRAQLPESIQDFEILAWSLLARSGTAPPDPATIDEALSALQWTQVTRSAEALAMMEARLAADDPLQAVWLRRRQDLREAHTRETSALLTAYGEGADRSTLRAFDTRLNTLERDLQTVETRLSGLGLETAGLTGVQPLQVSEIQSLLKPDEVLLTFLLPGLRPDMVAALDGSSNQTIAISRGAIRVAPIPDDSRRSLNDRITAFRCQIAVSDPGCATFGTTGLRGAMLAEQEEDTRGFDAEGAFRLYRDLFGGVSGMLTGKDHLIIAPPADLLRLPFQALVADTQGGPNGSPDWLIRHHAISVLPSISSLRGLRNHPLPRGKGLGRYLGIGDPVIGTSGPVDCATVRMAALRAAPPDTPDLMDNDTGTPLARPAVLRSLPRLPDSACEVEAIGRVFGGSASLFTGPQATETKVKLLDASAQLAQYDVIVFATHGLTAGEAGARAPGLVLTPPDTPTAEDDGLLTAAEIATLGLKASLVVLSACNTAAGEDANAEGLSGLARAFFHAGGSSLLVTHWSVYSSAAVEVSTGLFRTLQDEPDLSHAEALRRSVLAILDDPAQDPLRTHPSYWAPFAIVGLR from the coding sequence ATGCGGCGCGCGGCCCTGGGGTTCGCTCTCGCCGCGGGCCTTTTCCTTGCCCATGCGGCCCCGGCGCAGGACAGCACCGCCGATATCGGCGCCCTGAACGGGGCGACGATGGAAGCGCTGAACGCGGGCGACACACCGCTCGCCGTGGAACGCGCCCGCGCCGCTGTCGAAGCGGCGCGGGCCGCCGACACCCCCGACCCGCTGGCCTATGCCTACGCCCTCAACAACCTCGGCTATGCCCTCGCGCTCGCCGGTGATGCCCAGGCCGGCGCGCAGCTCGACGAAGCCATCGCCTTCGCCGAGCAAGCCGGCCTCACCGGTTCCGACCCGTGGTATCTCGCCGCCTCGAACCGCGCGAATGTCCACCTCATGCAGGGCGACATCCCCGCAGCCGAGGCGCTGGTCGACCGCATCCTTGGCGCCGGCCGTGGCACGCCCGACCACGGTCGCGCCCTCGGCATCGCCGCCTCGGTTCATTTCGCCGCCGGACAATACATCGCCTCCATCGAATTCCTAGAAGAACTCCTCGCCGTCGAACCCGAGCTTCTGCGCCCGCTCTACGGCACGATCTACACCACCTACGCCCAGACGCAGGAAGCGATGGAACAGGCCGGCCGCACCGATGAGGCCATCGCCCTCATCACCGGGCGCATCGCCGTCCTCCGCCGCTTCATGCCGGAAGAGGTCGAGGGTATCCAGAACCTGCTGTCGCAGAAATTCTTCCTCCTCCACCAGGCCGAACGCTATGGCCCCGCCGCCGACGCCCTGCGCGCATGGGGCGCCGCCGCGCCGCTCTCCGAAGACGAGCTGGCCTATGTCAACGAGATGGCGACCCTGACCCTCACCGCAACACAGGCCGCCAGCTACACCGAACTGCGCGAGGTGCAGCTCGACTATGCCCAGCTTGCCGTGGCCTATGCCGAACTGACCGGCATCGAGAACGACCCCCGCCTCGGCCTCGCCCTGCGCGAGGTGGCCCATGCCCAGACCAATCTCGGCCTCCACCAGGAGGCCGCCCAGACCCTCCGCCGCGCCGCCCGCGTGCTCGAGGCGACCGAGGAGGGCCGCAAGAGCCTGCACCTCATCCTCGACGACCTCGCCGCCAACGCGTGGCAACGCAATGACCTGTCGCTCTCCGAACGGCTCTACGACCAGTCCGAGCGTGCCTACAGCATCGCCCTCGACCAGGGCGCGGAACCGCTCACCCCCATCGACCTCGCCATCAGCGCCACCAACCGGGCCCGCCTGATGACCGACATGGGCCGCCCGCAGGATGCGCTCGACCTCACCGAAGAAGCACTGACGCAATACCGACAAAATACCGACGTTATACCGACGTGGAATACACGGGCCGAAATGGCCCGCATCCACGCCGCCGCGGCCGTGGCGCTCGGCGATCTCGGGCAGCCGGAACAGGCCCTCGACCGCCTCGAACAGGCCCTCTCCATCGCCCGCGAGGCCTATCCGGAAAACCACCCCGACCTTGCCACCGCCCTGACCAACGCCGCCGACTTTCTCTTCGTTCAAGGCAATAAAACAAGGGCTGTCAGCCTTTTGGAAGAGGCCATCGCCATCAACGACGCCGCCCTGCCCCACGCCCTGCCCATGGCCGTCGACGCCCAGCTGAAACTGGCGCTCTTTCACGTCTCCGAGGGCAATCTCGACGCCGCCACCCCCCTCCTCCGCGATATCGCAGAGGCCCGGAAATCCCCGCTCTACCGCGCGCAACTCCCTGAATCTATTCAAGATTTCGAGATCCTCGCCTGGTCCCTCCTCGCCCGCTCCGGCACGGCACCGCCCGACCCCGCCACGATCGACGAGGCCCTCTCCGCCCTGCAATGGACCCAGGTCACCCGCTCGGCCGAAGCCCTCGCCATGATGGAAGCCCGCCTCGCCGCCGACGACCCCCTGCAAGCCGTCTGGCTCCGCCGCCGCCAGGACCTCCGCGAAGCCCACACCCGCGAAACCTCCGCCCTCCTCACCGCCTACGGCGAAGGCGCCGACCGGTCCACGCTCCGGGCCTTTGATACAAGGCTCAACACGCTCGAGCGCGACCTGCAGACCGTCGAAACCAGGCTCTCCGGCCTGGGCCTTGAAACCGCCGGCCTCACTGGCGTCCAACCCTTGCAAGTCTCTGAAATTCAATCCCTTCTCAAGCCCGACGAGGTGCTCCTCACCTTCCTTCTGCCCGGCCTGCGCCCCGACATGGTCGCCGCCCTCGACGGCTCTTCCAACCAGACCATCGCCATCAGCCGCGGCGCCATCCGCGTGGCCCCCATCCCCGACGACAGCCGCCGCAGCCTCAACGACAGGATCACCGCCTTCCGCTGCCAGATCGCCGTCAGCGACCCCGGCTGCGCCACCTTCGGCACCACCGGCCTTCGCGGCGCCATGCTGGCCGAACAGGAGGAAGACACCCGCGGGTTTGACGCCGAAGGGGCATTCCGCCTCTACCGAGACCTCTTCGGCGGCGTAAGCGGCATGCTGACCGGCAAGGACCACCTGATAATCGCCCCGCCCGCAGACTTGTTACGCCTGCCTTTTCAAGCACTTGTCGCCGACACACAGGGCGGGCCGAACGGGTCGCCCGACTGGCTCATTCGCCACCACGCGATCTCGGTCCTGCCTTCGATCAGCAGCCTCCGGGGCCTTCGGAACCACCCGCTCCCCCGCGGCAAGGGGCTTGGCCGCTACCTCGGGATCGGCGACCCGGTCATCGGCACCAGCGGCCCGGTCGATTGCGCCACCGTCCGCATGGCCGCCCTCCGCGCCGCCCCGCCCGACACGCCCGACCTGATGGATAACGACACCGGCACTCCCCTCGCCCGCCCGGCCGTGCTGCGCTCGCTGCCCCGCCTGCCGGACTCGGCCTGCGAAGTCGAGGCCATCGGCCGCGTCTTCGGCGGGTCCGCTTCGCTCTTCACCGGCCCGCAAGCCACGGAAACGAAAGTCAAACTCCTCGACGCCTCGGCCCAGCTCGCCCAATACGACGTGATCGTCTTCGCCACCCACGGCCTGACGGCGGGCGAGGCCGGCGCCCGAGCGCCCGGCCTTGTCCTAACCCCGCCCGACACGCCCACGGCAGAAGATGACGGCCTGCTCACCGCCGCCGAGATTGCCACGCTCGGCCTCAAGGCCAGCCTCGTCGTCCTCTCCGCCTGCAACACCGCCGCGGGCGAGGATGCCAACGCCGAGGGCCTTTCCGGCCTCGCCCGAGCGTTCTTCCACGCCGGCGGCTCCTCGCTCCTCGTAACCCATTGGTCTGTCTATTCTTCCGCCGCGGTCGAGGTCTCCACCGGCCTCTTCCGCACGCTTCAGGACGAGCCCGACCTCAGCCATGCAGAAGCGCTGCGCCGCTCGGTCCTCGCCATCCTCGACGACCCCGCGCAGGATCCGCTGCGCACGCATCCGTCCTACTGGGCCCCCTTCGCCATCGTCGGCCTGCGCTAA
- the gap gene encoding type I glyceraldehyde-3-phosphate dehydrogenase — protein sequence MTAKLAINGFGRIGRCVLRAWVESGRDDIEIVAINDLAPIETSAHLLKYDSVHGRLAEDVSVEGGDLIVGGRRIRVTAERAPEDLPWSDVDVALECTGVFTARDKAARHLRNGSGRVLVSAPADGADKTIVYGVNHQSLSAGDTVISNASCTTNCLAPVAKVLDDAFGIETGYMTTVHSYTGDQPVLDAAHKDLYRARGAALSMIPTSTGAARAVGLVLPHLAGRLDGAAIRVPTPNVSVVDLTFMPRRNATADEVNEAIRQAAGSGPLQGILAVNDAPLVSSDFNHDSHSSVFCPGQTRVTEGGMVRVLSWYDNEWGFSNRMLDTGAWIARRLGLPVGEQRLAG from the coding sequence ATGACTGCCAAGCTTGCCATCAACGGGTTCGGCCGGATCGGCCGCTGTGTTCTTCGGGCGTGGGTCGAGTCGGGGCGCGACGATATCGAGATCGTCGCGATCAACGACCTCGCCCCGATCGAGACCAGCGCGCATCTTCTGAAATACGACAGCGTGCATGGCCGGTTGGCTGAGGATGTTTCGGTGGAGGGGGGCGACCTGATCGTCGGCGGCCGGCGTATTCGCGTCACCGCCGAGCGGGCGCCGGAGGATCTGCCGTGGTCCGACGTGGACGTGGCGCTGGAGTGCACCGGGGTCTTCACCGCGCGGGACAAGGCGGCGCGGCATTTGCGGAATGGGTCGGGCCGGGTTCTGGTCTCGGCCCCGGCGGACGGGGCGGACAAGACCATCGTTTACGGGGTGAATCACCAGAGCCTGAGCGCCGGTGACACGGTCATTTCCAACGCCTCCTGCACGACGAACTGCCTGGCTCCGGTGGCCAAGGTGCTGGACGACGCCTTCGGGATCGAGACCGGCTACATGACCACCGTGCACAGCTATACCGGCGATCAGCCGGTGCTGGATGCGGCGCACAAGGATCTCTACCGGGCACGGGGGGCGGCGCTGTCGATGATCCCGACGTCGACCGGGGCGGCGCGGGCCGTGGGGCTGGTGCTGCCGCACCTGGCCGGGCGGCTGGATGGCGCGGCGATCCGGGTGCCGACGCCGAATGTCTCGGTGGTCGATCTGACCTTCATGCCCAGGCGGAACGCGACGGCAGACGAGGTGAACGAAGCGATCCGGCAGGCGGCCGGATCAGGGCCGTTGCAGGGGATCCTTGCGGTGAATGATGCGCCGCTGGTGTCGAGCGATTTCAACCACGATTCCCATTCCTCGGTCTTCTGCCCCGGGCAGACGCGGGTGACCGAGGGCGGCATGGTGCGGGTGCTGTCGTGGTATGACAACGAATGGGGGTTCTCGAACCGGATGCTCGACACGGGCGCGTGGATTGCGCGGCGGCTTGGCTTGCCGGTGGGCGAGCAAAGGTTGGCGGGTTAG
- a CDS encoding dihydroxyacetone kinase subunit DhaK: protein MKQFINEKETVVTEAIDGHLRIAGGRLARLDGYPHIKVVVRTDWDRSKVALVSGGGSGHEPSHAGFVGQGMLTAAVCGEVFASPSVDAVLAGILSVTGKAGCLLIVKNYTGDRLNFGLAAERARAQGLKVNMVIVDDDVALPDLPQARGVAGTLFVHKIAGALAEQGADLDAVTEAAERVIKGAVSIGMSLDTCTVPGSPKEDRIGPGKAELGLGIHGEAGIEQVPFTTAREAISMVIDRLAPHLGSGPHVALLNNLGATTPLEMGVLAEELTRSRIGDQLRWLIGPAPMMTSLDMRGFSISVYPVSKADEAALLAPVAPWAWPGCHMIGEVAVLDLPDGLTPIKPIPSSHEATRAFVERCCNLLIGEQDALNALDAKSGDGDTGSTLATASRALIGSLDRLPLADQTQLYRAIGLELSQTMGGSSGVLLAIFFAAAGDASASGKDAIGALKSGLDRVQQVGGASPGDRTMIDALLPALEALPDGLAAAAEAARKGADATAEITRARAGRASYVSAESLAGHNDPGAEAVARLFEHLSRVDELAS from the coding sequence ATGAAGCAGTTCATCAACGAAAAGGAAACGGTCGTCACCGAAGCGATCGACGGCCATCTGCGCATCGCGGGCGGGCGGCTGGCAAGGCTGGACGGGTATCCGCATATCAAGGTGGTGGTGCGCACCGACTGGGACCGCTCGAAAGTGGCGCTGGTGTCGGGCGGCGGATCGGGGCACGAGCCGAGCCATGCGGGGTTCGTCGGGCAAGGGATGCTGACGGCGGCGGTGTGCGGGGAGGTCTTCGCCTCCCCCTCGGTCGATGCGGTGCTGGCGGGGATCCTGTCGGTGACGGGCAAGGCGGGGTGCCTGCTGATCGTGAAGAACTATACCGGCGACCGGCTGAATTTCGGGCTAGCGGCGGAGCGGGCACGGGCGCAGGGGCTGAAGGTGAACATGGTGATCGTCGACGATGACGTGGCCCTTCCCGACCTGCCGCAGGCGCGCGGGGTGGCAGGGACGCTGTTCGTGCACAAGATTGCAGGCGCGCTGGCCGAACAGGGCGCCGACCTCGACGCCGTGACCGAGGCGGCGGAGCGAGTGATCAAGGGGGCGGTGTCGATCGGCATGTCGCTCGATACCTGCACCGTGCCCGGCTCGCCCAAGGAAGACCGGATCGGGCCGGGCAAGGCCGAGCTGGGGCTGGGCATTCATGGCGAGGCGGGGATCGAGCAGGTGCCCTTCACCACGGCGCGGGAGGCGATCTCGATGGTGATCGACAGGCTGGCGCCGCATCTGGGGAGCGGGCCGCACGTGGCTTTGCTCAATAACCTCGGGGCGACGACGCCGCTGGAGATGGGGGTGCTGGCCGAGGAGCTGACGCGCTCGCGGATCGGAGACCAGCTGCGCTGGCTGATCGGGCCGGCGCCGATGATGACCTCGCTGGATATGCGGGGGTTCTCGATCTCGGTCTACCCGGTGTCGAAGGCGGATGAGGCGGCGCTCCTGGCGCCGGTGGCGCCGTGGGCCTGGCCGGGCTGTCACATGATCGGCGAGGTCGCGGTGCTCGACCTGCCGGACGGGCTGACGCCGATCAAGCCGATCCCGTCGTCGCACGAGGCGACGCGTGCGTTCGTGGAACGGTGCTGCAACCTTCTGATCGGGGAGCAGGATGCGCTGAATGCGCTGGATGCGAAGTCGGGGGATGGGGATACGGGCAGTACGCTGGCCACCGCGTCGCGGGCGCTGATCGGGTCGCTCGACCGGTTGCCTTTGGCGGACCAGACGCAGCTGTACCGGGCCATCGGGCTGGAACTGAGCCAGACGATGGGAGGCTCGTCGGGGGTGTTGCTGGCGATCTTCTTTGCGGCAGCGGGAGATGCCTCGGCCAGCGGGAAGGATGCCATTGGCGCTTTGAAATCGGGTCTCGACCGGGTGCAGCAGGTGGGTGGGGCGAGCCCCGGCGACCGGACGATGATCGACGCGCTGCTGCCCGCACTGGAGGCGTTGCCCGACGGGCTGGCGGCGGCGGCGGAGGCGGCGAGGAAGGGCGCGGATGCCACGGCGGAGATCACCCGCGCGCGGGCCGGGCGGGCGAGCTACGTCTCGGCTGAGAGCCTTGCGGGGCATAACGACCCGGGCGCCGAGGCGGTGGCGCGGTTGTTCGAGCATCTCTCACGGGTCGACGAACTGGCCTCCTGA
- a CDS encoding ABC transporter ATP-binding protein, translated as MSDVLLENVSMSYGSTLAVDNLTMTVSDGAFVVLLGPTGAGKTTTLRLISGLERPDAGDIRIDGRSVVNETPAQRDVAMVFQQYSLYPHMTVRENLAFPLRSPILKTPEDEIARKIREVAEVLSIPHKLDNKATELSGGEMQRVSIGRALVRDPSIYLMDEPLSSLDAKLRADLRVELKRIQASLGATMLYVTHDQIEAMTMATHVGVLDEGRLVQFGSPREIYEDPVSLYVAGRLGLPRINALPAGVFGGAPTEAKTIGLRPEHIAHGEGKPSTVSRVERLGDQTRLHLQLDGHDIVTLTDPHTDLEPGDTVAIQPRNALYFDAAGARIA; from the coding sequence ATGTCTGACGTGCTGCTGGAAAACGTATCGATGAGCTATGGCTCGACGCTGGCGGTCGACAACCTGACCATGACGGTGAGCGACGGCGCCTTCGTGGTGCTGCTGGGCCCCACCGGGGCGGGGAAGACCACGACGCTGCGGCTGATTTCGGGGCTGGAGCGGCCGGATGCCGGGGATATCCGCATCGATGGGCGGTCGGTGGTGAACGAGACGCCGGCACAGCGGGACGTGGCGATGGTGTTTCAGCAATACTCGCTTTACCCGCATATGACGGTGCGCGAGAACCTCGCCTTTCCCTTGCGCTCGCCGATCCTGAAAACGCCTGAAGACGAGATCGCGCGGAAGATCCGCGAGGTGGCGGAGGTGCTGAGCATCCCCCACAAGCTCGACAACAAGGCGACGGAGCTGTCGGGGGGCGAGATGCAGCGGGTGTCGATCGGCCGGGCGCTGGTGCGGGACCCGTCGATCTACCTGATGGACGAGCCGTTGTCGTCGCTCGATGCCAAGCTGCGGGCCGATCTGCGGGTCGAGTTGAAGCGCATCCAGGCGAGCCTGGGGGCGACGATGCTCTACGTGACGCATGACCAGATCGAAGCGATGACGATGGCGACGCATGTGGGCGTTCTCGATGAAGGCCGCCTTGTGCAGTTCGGCAGCCCGCGTGAGATTTACGAGGACCCGGTGAGCCTTTACGTGGCCGGTCGGCTGGGTCTGCCACGTATCAACGCGCTGCCCGCCGGCGTTTTCGGCGGGGCGCCCACGGAGGCGAAGACCATCGGCCTTCGCCCCGAGCATATCGCGCATGGCGAGGGCAAGCCCTCGACCGTGTCGCGGGTCGAGCGGCTGGGGGATCAGACGCGTCTGCATCTGCAGCTTGACGGGCATGACATCGTGACGCTGACCGACCCGCATACCGACCTCGAGCCCGGGGACACCGTGGCCATTCAACCCCGCAACGCCCTTTACTTCGACGCCGCCGGCGCGCGGATCGCTTAA
- a CDS encoding ABC transporter ATP-binding protein, whose translation MAEIVIQNVRKDFGDFTAVKSSSFRIEDGEFFMLLGPSGCGKTTTLRMIAGLELPTSGEIYIDGEEVGQKPASQRDIAFVFQMFALYPHMNVRKNISYPLVSQGMPRAQVREKVAEAARILGIEKILDRPVGGLSGGDRQRVALGRAIVRNPKCFLMDEPLGALDAEFREHMAEELRNLHDRMGATTVYVTHDQLEAMQMGDKIVVMNHGVIEQFGTPQDIYDKPASRFVAEFIGSPSMNFLKFHDSLEVGATSVTLHHETLHIPALREPFDGDMIYGVRPEHVRLSDASGYRGEVIATEYLGTTQIVTMKTHNGEVKARIGSEQPARVGESVGLDFNGRTVTLFDTQAGRAIRSDLNEGVLSHV comes from the coding sequence ATGGCAGAGATCGTCATTCAGAATGTGCGCAAGGACTTCGGCGACTTCACCGCCGTCAAATCCTCTTCCTTCCGGATCGAGGACGGGGAGTTCTTCATGCTGTTGGGGCCGTCGGGATGCGGCAAGACCACGACCTTGCGGATGATCGCGGGGCTGGAGCTTCCGACGTCGGGCGAGATTTACATCGACGGCGAGGAGGTGGGTCAGAAGCCGGCGAGCCAGCGGGACATTGCCTTCGTCTTCCAGATGTTCGCGCTCTACCCGCATATGAACGTGCGCAAGAACATCAGCTATCCGCTGGTGAGCCAGGGGATGCCGCGGGCGCAGGTGCGCGAGAAGGTGGCGGAGGCGGCGCGGATCCTGGGGATCGAGAAGATCCTCGACCGGCCGGTGGGGGGCTTGTCGGGCGGCGACCGGCAGCGCGTGGCGCTGGGCCGGGCGATCGTGCGGAACCCGAAGTGCTTCCTGATGGACGAGCCTTTGGGTGCCCTCGATGCCGAGTTCCGGGAGCATATGGCGGAGGAGCTGCGGAACCTGCATGACAGGATGGGGGCGACCACGGTTTACGTGACCCATGACCAGCTGGAAGCGATGCAGATGGGCGACAAGATCGTGGTGATGAACCACGGGGTGATCGAACAGTTCGGCACGCCGCAGGATATCTACGACAAGCCCGCCAGCCGCTTCGTGGCCGAGTTCATCGGGTCGCCCTCAATGAATTTCCTCAAGTTCCACGATAGCCTTGAGGTCGGGGCGACCAGCGTGACGCTGCATCACGAGACGCTGCATATTCCGGCGCTACGGGAGCCGTTTGACGGGGACATGATCTATGGGGTGCGGCCCGAGCATGTGCGGCTGTCCGATGCCTCGGGCTATCGCGGCGAGGTGATCGCGACGGAATACCTCGGCACTACCCAGATCGTGACGATGAAAACCCATAACGGCGAGGTAAAGGCGCGGATCGGGTCGGAGCAGCCGGCGCGGGTGGGCGAGAGCGTGGGGCTCGATTTCAATGGCCGGACGGTGACGCTGTTCGATACGCAGGCGGGGCGGGCCATTCGCTCGGACCTGAACGAGGGGGTGCTGTCGCATGTCTGA
- a CDS encoding carbohydrate ABC transporter permease has product MSSYSITEASGRQKWVAGVLVIGYALITLMPLLWILATGFKSSPDSIAYPPKVVFEPSLEGYVNLFTTQMRQSPEYLQENPPTTWYEEVVHDKGMVIAGPSRFGERFMNSVIIGFGSTFLSVFLGTLAAYAFSRYRIPLKDDLLFFILSTRMMPPIAIAIPIFLMFRTLGLSDTHAGMILLYTAVNLSLSVWLLKGFIDEIPREYEEAALIDGYTRFQAFYKVVLPQAATGIASTAIFCLIFSWNEYAFAVLLTSGTAQTAPPFIPTIIGVGGQDWPAVAAGATIFLVPVMVFTILLRKHLLRGITFGAVRK; this is encoded by the coding sequence ATGAGCAGCTACTCGATCACCGAAGCCTCCGGCCGGCAGAAATGGGTCGCGGGCGTGCTTGTCATCGGCTACGCGCTGATCACGTTGATGCCCTTGTTGTGGATCCTTGCGACGGGCTTCAAGAGCTCGCCGGATTCCATTGCCTATCCGCCCAAGGTTGTCTTCGAGCCGTCGCTGGAAGGCTACGTGAACCTCTTCACCACGCAGATGCGGCAAAGCCCGGAATACCTTCAAGAGAATCCGCCGACGACGTGGTACGAAGAGGTCGTGCACGACAAGGGGATGGTGATCGCCGGGCCGTCGCGGTTTGGCGAGCGGTTCATGAACTCGGTGATCATCGGGTTCGGCTCGACCTTCCTGTCGGTCTTTCTCGGCACGCTCGCGGCCTATGCGTTTTCGCGCTATCGCATCCCGCTCAAGGATGACCTGCTGTTCTTCATCCTGTCGACGCGGATGATGCCGCCGATCGCGATTGCCATTCCGATCTTCCTGATGTTCCGGACACTGGGCCTGTCGGACACCCATGCCGGGATGATCCTGCTTTACACGGCGGTGAACCTGTCCTTGTCGGTCTGGTTGCTGAAAGGGTTCATCGACGAGATCCCGCGGGAATACGAAGAGGCCGCCCTGATCGACGGGTACACGCGGTTCCAGGCCTTCTACAAAGTGGTGCTGCCGCAGGCGGCGACAGGCATCGCCTCGACCGCGATTTTCTGCCTGATCTTTTCGTGGAACGAGTATGCCTTCGCGGTTCTGCTGACTTCCGGCACGGCACAGACGGCGCCGCCCTTCATCCCCACGATCATCGGCGTGGGCGGGCAGGATTGGCCTGCCGTCGCGGCCGGCGCGACCATCTTCCTTGTCCCGGTCATGGTTTTCACCATCCTGCTGCGCAAGCACCTGCTGCGCGGGATCACCTTCGGAGCGGTTCGGAAATGA
- a CDS encoding carbohydrate ABC transporter permease, producing the protein MSETVMDRAASATPKKVARRIRGLSDRTIAWLFVAPTVFLLLAVNIFPLIWTIRLSFTNFRANRPNAEVKWIGLRNYERILTDSDIWLTMQATAHFLIWTIVFQVLIGFTLAWLINKKFKGNDLWTTIIVFPMMLSPAVVGNFWTFLYQPQIGLFNYVVAFFTGADPASFSMIGEVALAPWAIVIVDTWMWTPFVMLICLAGLRSIPDTIYEAAECDRASKWRQFWTITVPMVLPFLMLAVLFRGIENFKMFDLVVQLTGGGPGNTTTLTSIDLKREAFEKWRTGFSSAYAIILFVTVFGLASIYVKALNKVKER; encoded by the coding sequence ATGTCCGAGACGGTCATGGATCGGGCCGCCAGCGCCACGCCCAAGAAAGTTGCGCGCCGTATCAGGGGGTTGTCCGACCGAACCATCGCGTGGCTCTTCGTGGCGCCGACGGTGTTCCTGTTGCTGGCGGTGAATATCTTCCCGCTGATCTGGACGATCCGGCTGAGCTTTACCAATTTCCGGGCGAACCGGCCGAATGCCGAGGTGAAGTGGATCGGGCTGCGGAATTACGAGCGCATCCTGACCGACAGCGATATCTGGCTGACGATGCAGGCAACGGCGCATTTCCTGATATGGACGATCGTCTTCCAGGTTCTGATCGGGTTCACGCTGGCGTGGCTGATCAACAAGAAGTTCAAGGGAAACGATCTTTGGACGACGATCATCGTTTTCCCGATGATGCTGTCGCCCGCCGTGGTGGGGAACTTCTGGACGTTCCTGTACCAGCCTCAGATCGGGCTTTTCAATTACGTGGTGGCGTTCTTCACCGGGGCGGACCCGGCGAGTTTCTCGATGATCGGCGAGGTGGCGCTGGCACCCTGGGCGATCGTGATCGTGGACACGTGGATGTGGACGCCCTTCGTGATGTTGATCTGCCTGGCGGGGCTGAGGTCGATACCAGACACGATCTACGAGGCGGCGGAGTGTGACCGGGCGTCGAAATGGCGGCAGTTCTGGACGATCACGGTGCCGATGGTGCTGCCGTTCCTGATGCTGGCGGTGCTGTTCCGGGGGATCGAGAACTTCAAGATGTTCGACCTGGTGGTGCAGCTGACCGGGGGCGGGCCGGGGAACACCACGACGCTGACGTCGATCGACCTCAAGCGCGAGGCGTTCGAGAAGTGGCGGACCGGGTTTTCCTCGGCCTACGCGATCATCCTTTTCGTGACGGTGTTCGGGCTGGCCTCGATCTACGTGAAGGCGCTGAACAAGGTGAAGGAAAGATGA